A portion of the Babylonia areolata isolate BAREFJ2019XMU chromosome 4, ASM4173473v1, whole genome shotgun sequence genome contains these proteins:
- the LOC143280996 gene encoding malate dehydrogenase, cytoplasmic-like: protein MSKIIRVCVTGAAGQIGYSLVGNIINGSVFGDKQELILTLLDITPMMSVLEGVIMELMDCAFPLLKDVVATDDVNVAFKDVDAVFMVGAMPRKEGMERKDLLAANVKIFKAQGQALDKLANKEVKVLVVGNPANTNAWMCSHYAPSIPKENFSCLTRLDQNRAQAQIARRLGVGVGDVKNVIIWGNHSSTQFPDARFAEAKIDGKYVNVYEAIKDDAFLKGEFIETVQKRGAAVIKARKLSSAMSAAKAAADHMKDWWCGTEEGRLVSMGVFSKGDYNIPEGLMYSFPVTITNKTWTIKQGLNIDQFARGKMDLTAKELEEEKASAVEATK from the exons ATGAGTAAG ATAATCAGAGTGTGCGTGACCGGAGCTGCTGGCCAGATTGGCTACTCCCTGGTTGGCAATATTATAAATGGAAGTGTCTTTGGAGACAAGCAG GAACTTATTCTGACACTGTTAGATATTACTCCCATGATGAGTGTGCTGGAAGGTGTCATCATGGAGTTGATGGACTGTGCTTTCCCTTTGTTGAAAG ATGTGGTCGCAACTGATGACGTGAATGTAGCCTTCAAAGATGTGGACGCTGTTTTCATGGTGGGTGCCATGCCCCGTAAGGAGGGCATGGAGCGCAAAGATCTCCTGGCAGCCAACGTGAAGATCTTCAAGGCGCAGGGCCAGGCGCTGGACAAGTTGGCCAACAAAGAAGTGAAGGTGCTGGTGGTGGGTAACCCTGCCAACACCAACGCTTGGATGTGCAGTCACTATGCCCCCAGTATCCCCAAGGAAAACTTCAGCTGTCTCACCCGCCTGGATCAGAACCGAGCCCAGGCCCAG ATTGCACGTCGCCTTGGTGTGGGAGTCGGTGATGTGAAAAATGTGATCATCTGGGGAAACCATTCCTCTACACAGTTCCCTGATGCTCGTTTTGCCGAGGCTAAGATAGATGGAAAATACGTGAACGTTTACGAGGCGATAAAGGATGATGCTTTTCTCAAAGGCGAATTCATCGAG ACAGTGCAGAAGAGAGGGGCAGCAGTGATAAAGGCCCGCAAGCTGTCCAGTGCCATGTCTGCTGCCAAGGCTGCTGCTGACCACATGAAGGACTGGTGGTGTGGGACTGAGGAG GGCAGGTTGGTGTCCATGGGGGTGTTTTCCAAAGGTGACTACAACATCCCTGAGGGCCTGATGTACAGCTTCCCTGTGACCATTACCAACAAAACGTGGACCATCAAGCAGGGATTGAACATAGACCAATTTGCTCGCGGAAAAATGGATCTCACTGCcaaagagctggaggaggagaaagccAGTGCAGTTGAAGCCACAAAATGA